The nucleotide sequence GCTGGCCTTGCGATTGCCAGCCGCTTGAAAGCGCAGGCCAGCGGTTTGCAAGTGGCCCAACGCAATGCCGCCAACGGTATCAGTTTGGTTGAGACCGCTGACGCGGCCATGGGCACCATGGTCGACCTGTTGACGCGTGGCCGCGATTTGGTATTGCAGCAAACGGACGGCACATTGTCGGGGGCTGACTTGGATGCCATCGATGCGGAGTTGTCGGACATTTCGACCGAGTTGGAACGTGTCCGCGAAAACACCAGTTTTGCCGGTGTCGATTTGCTGGACGGAACGCTGAGTTTAACTGTCGCGATTGATGCCGCGGGCACGACCCAAACGGTCGCCACCGGTGCGACATTTAATGCCTACGATTTTAACGACCCGACTAAGGACTCGTTAATTGATGCGGCGCTGGCCGCCGGTGCATCCGACGCCAACAAGACCGTGGCGGAAATCGACACATTAATCGACGGTGTTAACGCTCAGCGCGCTGAGTTTGGTGCGCTGGCCAACACCTTTCAATCCGCCATAGAAAACCTGGCGGCGGTCGAGCAGGGCGTAACTGCCGCGGCTGGACGCATCATGGACACTGATTTCGCTCGTGAATCGGCCAATCTGGCGAAGA is from Litorivicinus lipolyticus and encodes:
- a CDS encoding flagellin N-terminal helical domain-containing protein; translation: MALYIGTNSSSLSAQRSLISSQNNLQTSFERLSSGSRINSAADDAAGLAIASRLKAQASGLQVAQRNAANGISLVETADAAMGTMVDLLTRGRDLVLQQTDGTLSGADLDAIDAELSDISTELERVRENTSFAGVDLLDGTLSLTVAIDAAGTTQTVATGATFNAYDFNDPTKDSLIDAALAAGASDANKTVAEIDTLIDGVNAQRAEFGALANTFQSAIENLAAVEQGVTAAAGRIMDTDFARESANLAKNQILQQAGTSILAQANQSTQSVLSLLQ